Below is a window of Cryptococcus neoformans var. neoformans JEC21 chromosome 12 sequence DNA.
ACAAGTGAAAGAGTGGGAGTGGATGAGGACGGGAACTGATATTGGAGTAGGCCCATTACCTTAACAACGAATGGCCCGAGGCTGAGCTCATCGCTCCTCTTGTTGGCAACGGtaaatcatcatcttttgtGTGCTGCTCGGCGGTTTTGTCTGGTAACTTGGATGGCGCGTTTGAATAATGTTCGAATGGGTCAGATGAAGCGGGAAATTGAACCTGTTGCGAGATGAAGGGATAAATCTTTTGGCCACAAGTTACCAGACGCCGCCGGACAGACATCATTCCCGTAGAATATGGAAGCTGACAGTATTATAGACCAGGTATTCTTGACCCTTTATCGAGAGCTTTACTTCCGACACGTCTACGCCAGGCTTCAGCCTACCATTGACGACCGATTCCAATCCTACGAAAACATTTGCGAGCTTTTCAACTACCTCCTTAGTGCGTCAATCGTCCTCTTTTCATCCACACGATCTAACACATTTGTAGACTCTGAAGGTCCCGTTCCCCTCGACCTGCCTATCCAGTGGCTTTGGGACATGCTCGACGAGTTTGTCTACCAATtcacctctttctctcaCTGGCGATCTTCTCCCAAGGCCAagacggaggaggaactCGAGATGCTCGCCGAATCACCAAATATCTGGTCCTCCTACTCTGTCTTGAACGTCCTCTATTCTCTTGTCCAAAAATCTCAAATTAACGAACAGCTCAAGGCTGAGAGGGCGGGCAAGTCTGTTGAGGAAGTTACCGAAGTTGCTGGAGAGTACGGAAGCAAGCCCCTTTACAAGAACTTGGGTTACTTCTCTCTGATTTGCTTGTTGCACGTTCATGTGTTGTTGGGTGACCCTACGTGTGAGTGTGACTGCTGCAGGTGTAGATCTTCTTGTTAACCATATTATAGTGGCTTTGCAGACCATGGAGAATGTTGACCTTGGTAATGCCGCTTTCCTTACCAGGATCACTGCTTGCCATGTTACCACTTACTACCACGTTGGATGTGCCTACATGGCTCTCGGACGTTGGCCTGACGCTATTAAGACCTTCGTCTCtgttctcatcttcttcatccgtATGAAGCAATACCACACCAGATCTTACCAATACGGCTCTGTAAGTTATCGTCATCTGCTGTTAAAGCAGTAGCAGAGCAAAGACTGACGATGTTTCAGATCGCCAAGACTTGCGAGCGAATGTAcgccctcctcgccatCTGCACCACCCTTTCCCCCGGTCCCTCCGATGAAAACATCATGACCATTGTCAAGGAGCACTACGGTGACCAACTTGCTATCCTCCAACGTGGCGGCCCCGAGGCTCTTGAGGCCTTCAAGGATCTCTACCTCCAAGCCTGCCCTAAATACCTCAATGTTAACCCTCCTCCTTATGAAGATGCTTCTGCTCTCGAGGCCTGGCTGGCCAACCCCCCTGCGGACGCTACCCAGAGGCATCTCGAGTTGTTCCTGAGCGATGTTCAGGCTGTTCAGGGTGTTAACGGCATGAGGAACTTGTTGAAGCTTTACACTTCAATTGATGCAGCCAAGCTTGCGGCGTTCTCGGTGtctggagaggaggaaggcgaggaagaagtgttGCAACAATTGATGGTGCTCAAGAGTGCCAGCAGTACTTATGGACGAGGACAGGCCGAGACAACATTGTTGGACGGTGAGCGGAAAGTGACCAACAACTTGGATTTCACTATCGACGGAGTAAGTCCATATCATGTCCAGGGCTGTCATGTTTTATTAACTTCTTGACAGACCATGGTCCACGTTGAGGAGACCACATCCCACCGAAGATATGctggcttcttcatccgAAATGCCGAGCACGCTCAACGTGCGCTTACATCTATCAAATCTGCCCCTTTGCCCGTTCGTAAACccgcttcatcttccgccCCCGCTCCCGCTACCACCGCTGCGCCTATAAGCAAGTCTGGCGAATCAGCAGCTCCTGCACCTGCAGAGGCTCCCGCGGCTCCGGAAAAGAAGGCTGGTACTTGGGTGCCAAAGTCTAGACAAGCGAGGATTGCGGCCTaagggagatgaggagttGTGATAGAGATATCAGGGCTTGGGTGTAGTGTATGCATTTATATAGGATCTGCAGTTTAGTGAGCATTTCTCATATGTTCAACTACATGTTTCAATCATTGAAAGGTACTGAATAAACAGCCTTTTGACGAGATAACTGTAGGAGGCAGGATGGAAATAATAACAATTTGACGTGCAGCATGCATGTGGCGTGTATATTGCCGTCTGCAGCGATACTACTGATAGTAGTAGTTCCTTCAATGCGACAAAAACGCGTATAGGTGTAGATGATCGGTGGAAAACGCTATAATAACACCATCGGCGTTATATTTCGCACCTTGATTTCAGTGCAAAATCTTTAAAGAATTTGCAGCCGCGAATGTTGATTTCTTATTTCTATGTTTTGCCGCATAACTCCTCGTGGTTTCCAAACCACGGGCGGCTGGAATGGGGACACTTTTCTCCATCTACGGCAACATGCGAAGCGGGTAAACAATATGTAAGCGGGCGGATAGTTTATAATCGCAAAGGACGGATAGGCAAATTGTCATCAATAACGGCTCGCACGCAGTACTATGGATTGCGCAATATCTCAGTGAGATTGTTGCGATAGGCGACGGACACAATGGTGTATCAGATTTTCGAAACGACTTCAAGTCTATTCAATATGCTTCTGTTTCTCGGAAAGTCTCGTGACCATCTGCAACTCGCGATTTATCTGATAGGACACATCCGGAAAGGGACAACTCCTCATGAATCACTGATCTTTTTTACGTACATGTAAGGACACGATTACTTCCGGATCTCTAGAAATGGCTGCGAAGGATTGATACACCATTGCGGGACGCAATCGTATTCTCCGACGCGGCTCTCATTGATAATCTAATATCCGTCGATCCCGCTGGTGGGCCTCAGTATATAAAAGGGACAAGCCTATGGAAGGAATGATCCCTAATTTCCTCAACAAAATCAGGAcgagacgaagaagacagtTGTCGAGTATCATTCGCTCGACAATAGTATGGAATATGGCCTATCATCTGAAATCAAACAGCAACATGGGATCATGGACAACACGCTCTCAACCAATGTCCTCGGGATTTATCTGCCAGCTCAAGGTATCTCTGAGCGCGATGATTATGAGGATCCCCAAAACGATGAAGTCCCTATACAGCCAAATCCGGACCCACAAAATGTGGACAGAAATATCGTTCTTGCAGACTACTCTGGGTTTCTCTATTCCGCCTTGTCTAACCGGCTTCCCATCTGGCCTGATTTCACTTGCTGTTGTTCTGAACATGATGACCATCCGTGCTACGTGCTTGGGAGTGACTGTCCCTTACTTGCATGTCGCCCATATGAATGCCCTGATTATAGGGCATTTGGGATCATTAGTGTTGGCGCACACGGCATCATTCATCGTGCCACAGATA
It encodes the following:
- a CDS encoding Eukaryotic translation initiation factor 3 subunit 6, putative, coding for MADPSAFYEPEEDELLSQLAIPVQNYQPLSEGDEYRRLQQLEQHAYAQQTAMAQEQEMEQLAVLELIPEDVKRFLVMFHQAILENDLPTITSMYESGWNKLTQAHYLNNEWPEAELIAPLVGNDQVFLTLYRELYFRHVYARLQPTIDDRFQSYENICELFNYLLNSEGPVPLDLPIQWLWDMLDEFVYQFTSFSHWRSSPKAKTEEELEMLAESPNIWSSYSVLNVLYSLVQKSQINEQLKAERAGKSVEEVTEVAGEYGSKPLYKNLGYFSLICLLHVHVLLGDPTLALQTMENVDLGNAAFLTRITACHVTTYYHVGCAYMALGRWPDAIKTFVSVLIFFIRMKQYHTRSYQYGSIAKTCERMYALLAICTTLSPGPSDENIMTIVKEHYGDQLAILQRGGPEALEAFKDLYLQACPKYLNVNPPPYEDASALEAWLANPPADATQRHLELFLSDVQAVQGVNGMRNLLKLYTSIDAAKLAAFSVSGEEEGEEEVLQQLMVLKSASSTYGRGQAETTLLDGERKVTNNLDFTIDGTMVHVEETTSHRRYAGFFIRNAEHAQRALTSIKSAPLPVRKPASSSAPAPATTAAPISKSGESAAPAPAEAPAAPEKKAGTWVPKSRQARIAA